TTTATTTCATAGCCACGTTCAAGTAAGATGTTTTTTAAAAATTCTTTAAGTTTAAAACCAGCGTGGTCAGAACCAATAGCAATTTTTTGCATTATATACTCCTATTCTTGATACTTTTTAAAAAGCAGGACCGCATTAGTTCCACCAAAACCAAAGGAGTTAGACATAGCTATTTTTGGATTGGCCTTTCTAGCTTTATTAGGCACATAATCCAAATCACATTCAGGATCTGGATTTTCATAATTAATAGTAGGAGGAATAATACCAGTATAAAGTGAAAGAACAGTAAAAACAGCTTCTACCCCTCCTGCACCTCCTAAAAGATGACCAATCATAGATTTAGTAGAACTTATAGCTAATTTATAAGCATGTTCTTTAAATACAGCCTTTATAGCCTTTGTTTCAGATACATCATTTAATGGTGTTGAAGTGCCATGAGCATTGATATAATCCACTTCTTCTGGAACAATACCAGCATCTTTTAATGCATTTTCCATACATAATACTGCCCCCTCTCCTTCTGGTGGTGGGGCAGTAATATGGTAAGCATCACTAGTTGCTCCATAACCAATGAGTTCAGCATAAATTTTTGCTCCTCTTTTTAAAGCATGATTTAATTCCTCTAACACTAAAATACCTGCCCCTTCACCTACAACAAATCCATCTCTTTCCTTATCAAATGGTCTTGAAGCTTTCTCTGGTTCATCATTTCTAGTAGAGAGTGCCTTCATAGCACAAAAGCCAGCAATACAGAGAGGAGCAATGGTTGCTTCTGTACCTCCTACTACCATTACATCGGCTAATCCCATTTTTATATAACGAAAACCTTCACCAATAGCATGAGCTCCAGCAGCACAAGCAGTAGTGGTAGAAATATTTGGCCCTTTAAGACCATATTCAATAGAAATGAATCCAGCAGCCATATTAGTAATAATCATGGGTACAAAAAAAGGAGAAATTCGATTTGGTCCTCTTTCTAAAAGAATCTTATGATAATGCTCAATATAAGGCAATCCTCCCAAACCACATCCTATAATAGCGCCTGCGCGGGGTGCAAGTTCCTCATCTATTTTTAACTGAGCCATTTCCATAGCCATACGAGCAGCAGCTAAGGCATATTGAATAAAGAGATCCATGCGCTTTATTTGCTTTTTTGAAATAAAGTCTTCTGGATTAAATCCTTTTACCTCACCTGCAATTCGGCTATCATAACCTGAAGCATCAAAGCGCGTAATTTCTCCTATACCAGATTTTCCAGCACAAATAGCTTCCCAAGTTTCTTCAACTCCAATTCCTACAGGAGTTACTAGTCCTAATCCCGTGACCACTACCCGACGCAATGTTTCCTCCTATTCTTCTATGTGTTCCTGAATGTAATCAATAGCATCTTGAACTGTGCGAATCTTTTCTGCTTCCTCATCCGGTACTTCCACTCCAAATTCCTCTTCAATAGCCATTATTAACTCTACTAGATCCAAAGAATCAGCTCCAAGATCCTCCACAAAAGAAGCTCCAGGTACTACTTCTTCAGGATTTACCCCTAATTGATTAGCAATAATCTCTTTTACCCTCTCTTCAATATTTGCCATTTTTTCACCTCCTTAAGAATTTACATATACATACCACCATTAACGTGGATGACCTGGCCTGTAATGTAACTAGCAGCATCAGAAACTAAAAAAGCTACTACTTCTGCAACTTCTTCTGGCTTACCAAATCTACCTAATGGAATCATGCTTAGCATGTGTTCTTTTATTTTTTCTGGTAAATTCGCTGTCATATCTGTTTCAATAAAACCAGGGGCAACAGCATTTACTGTAATTCCTTTTGGAGCCAATTCTCTAGCAAGTGCTTTAGTGAAACCAATTAGTCCTGCTTTAGCAGCAACATAATTTGTTTGTCCAATATTACCTATAAAAGCTACAACAGAAGTGATATTTACAATCCGACCATAATTTTGTTTAAGCATAGTCTTAACAACTGCTTTTGTGCAATTAAATGCCCCTTTTAAATTAACAGCCAACACTCTTTCCCAATCTTTTTCCTTCATACGCAAGAAAAGACTATCTTTTGTTATTCCAGCATTGTTGATGAGATAATCTATCCTGCCAAACTTATCAAGTATTTTTTTAAAAAAATTTTGCGTTGCCTCAAAATCAGCTACATCAAATTGATAAGCAAATGCCTCCCCTCCTTTATTTAAAATCTCCTTTACCACTTTTTCTGCTGCCTCTACATTCTTAACACAAGTAATTATTACCTTTGTATTATCTTTTGCTAAGCGAAAAGCTATAGCTCGACCTATCCCCCTTGAACCTCCTGTTATAACAGCTATTTTTTGCATTAGTCTATTCCCCTTGCTTTTTTAATTTCTTTAATAAGTGCAGGGATAACTTCAAATAAATCTCCTATAATACCATAATTGGCTATATTAAATATTGGCGCTTCTGGATCTTTATTGATAGCAATAATTGTCTTTGCTGACCGAATGCCTACAAGATGTTGAATAGCTCCAGAAATACCACAAGCAATATATAATTTTGGACTTACTATTAAACCTGTCTGGCCAATTTGACATCGAGGAGGGAGCCAACCAGCATCCACCACAGCTCGACTAGCACCAATTTGAGCATTTAAAAGAGTAGCCAGTTCTTCTATTAATTTTAAATTTTCTGGTCCTTTTATTCCCCTTCCTACACCAATAATAATATCAGCTTCAGTTAAATTTGGCCCTTTAACTTCTGTTTTTACAAAAGAAATTATTTCTGGCATATGAGGAATTTTTTCCTCATTTATTGGAAAATTTATAATTTTACCTTTATGATTAGAAATAGGTTTAGGTCGTGGTAGAATATGAGGTCTAACAGTAGCCATTTGCGGACGATGTTCAGGACAAGCAATTGTAGCCATAATATTTCCACCAAAGGCTGGTCTTGTTTGAAGAAGTAATCTTTTTTTTATATCCACATCTAAATCTGTACAATCAGCTGTTAAGCCTGTTTCCAAACTAGCTGCAATTTGAGGGATAAGAGAGCGTCCTCGAGAAGTAGCCCCAGCTAAAAATATATTAGGACAGTGATTTTTTAAAATTTCAATTAATACTGTACCATATCGTTTTTCATTAAATATAGATAAACTAGGATGTTCAGCTACATAGACAATATCAGCACCATAGTTTATTAATGTTTGAGCTAAATGACTTATTTTATCTCCAATGAGAATGGCAATTAGTTTCTCTCCAAGTTTATCTGCTAATTCCCTTCCTTTACCCATTAACTCATAGACTACTGTTGCCAATTCTCCATCTTTTGTTTCAGCATAGATCCAGATATCTTTTGCTTTAATCGCAGGTTTTTTCTTTATTTTTTCAGGTAAAGAAATAGCACCTTCTTTACAAGCCTTTACACAAAGACCACACAAGCGACATTCTTCATTAACTACTGGAAACTTATCCTTTAAAACAATAGCACCAAAAGGACAGACATCTACACAATCACCACAACCTGTGCATTTTTCCTTATCTAACAAAAGTTCCATTTTTATTTCAAAATATTATCTATTTTTTCCCAAAGTATCTTAACTTGCTCTTCTAAAGAACCTGAAATAATTTCTTTCCTTTCTCGCAATGGAGGACTGAAGATTTTCAATACTCTAGTAGGAGAACCAGAAATTCCAATTTTTTCTTCTTTTGCTTCAATATCTTTAGCTGTCCAAATAGGGATTTGGAGTTTTTTAGCTCGCATTTTTCCCCTTATTGAAGGTACTCGAGGTTCACCGATTTCCTTAACAATAGTCAAAAGTGCTGGTAAAGTAATCTGAATTATCTGATAACCATCATCTAAATCTCTTTCCACAATAAGACTATTTTCCTTTAACTCAATCTTACGCACATAAGTGACATAAGGTAGATTAAGCCTTTGGGCAAGTTCTGGTCCCACTTGAGCTGTATCACCATCAATAGCTTGTTTTCCACAAAAAATAATATCGTAATGTCCTATTTTTTTAATTGCCTGAGCTAAAGTATAACTTGTAGCTAGAGTATCAGCACCTGCAAATGCTCTATCACTAAGCAAAATTGCCTCATCTGCTCCATAAGAAATAGCCTCTCTTAATGCCTCTTCTGCTTGAGGAGGCCCCATACTCAAAAGGATGATTTTTCCCCCATAACGTTCTTTCATCTGTAAAGCAGCTTCTAAAGCATAGAGGTCATAAGGATTGATAATGCTTTTTACTCCTTCACGAATTAAAGTACCTGTTTCAGGATTAATTTTTACTCCTTCAATTTCAGGTACCTGTTTTATACAAACAATATATTTCATTTTTGTTTCCCATATTCTTTATTTAAAATCTGAGCAATAATGTTTCTTTGAATCTGATTTGTTCCTTCATAAATCTGGAGAATCTTTGCATCTCGCATCATTTTTTCTACTGGATAATCTCGCATATAACCATATCCACCTAAAACTTGCACAGCATCTGTTGTTACTTTCATAGCCACATCTGAAGCAAAAAGCTTTGCCATAGCTGCATATTTGGTGAAATCTTTAGGATTTGTATCAATATATTTACAAATAGTGTAAGTTAGAGCTCTAGCTGCTTCTATTTGAGTAGCCATTTCTGCTAGCATATGTCCAACTGCTTGAAAGGAAATAATAGGTTGACCAAACTGTTTTCTTTGTCGAGCAAATTTAACTGCTTCATCCAAAGCTGCTTGTGCCAATCCTACTGCTAAAGCTCCCACTCCTGGACGAGCGTAATCTAAGGTTTTTAAGGCAATAATAAAACCCATTCCTTCTTTTCCAAGAAGGCGTTCTTTAGGGATACGGCAGTCTTCAAAAATCAAATCTCCAGTAGTAGAGGCTCGTATACCCATCTTTTTTTCTTTTTTCCCAAAAGAAAAACCAAGATCTCCTTTTTCAAGAATAAAGGCACTAGCTCCTCTTGGCCCTTTTTTCTTATCAGTTAAGGCAATGATTACATATATTTCTGCCTCTCCGGCATTTGTAATCCATTGTTTAGTGCCATTTATAATATAATAATCACCATTTTTAATAGCTGTTGTTTGGATACCTCCAGCATCACTACCAGCATTTGGTTCTGTTAGACCAAAAGCAGCCAATTTCTCGCCTTTGGCAATAGGAGGAAGATAAGTACGTTTTTGTTCTTCATTTCCAAATAGAAGGATAGGATAAGCACCAAGTCCACTAGCAGCAAATGCAGTTGCTACTCCTGCACATCCCCAAGCAATTTGTTCCACAGCTAAAGAATTCTCAAAACTGCCAAATCCTAATCCTCCATATTCTTCTGGTATAAAAATGCCAAATAAATCAGCTCGAGCAATTTCCTTTAAGATATCTCGTGGAAATTCTTCTTTTTCATCCAGCTCTGCACGTTTAGGTATAATTTTTTCCTCTGCAATGCGCCTAGCTACTTCTTTAATCATAAGCTGTTCTTCAGTAAGGGGATATAACATTTTTGCCTCCTTGAGATCTTACCATCTCATTAACAATGCCCCATATGTAAAACCACCGCCAAAAGCGTCTAATAATATTAAATCACCAGGTTTTATAAAACCTTGCCGTACAGCTTCATCTAAGGCAATAGGTACAGTAGCAGCTGAAGTATTTCCATATTTTTGAAGATTTACAAAAACTTTCTCTTTAGGTATTCCCAATTTTTGAGCTACCATATTGATAATACGAATATTTGCTTGATGAGGAACAAGCCAATCTACTTCTTCTGGTGATACATTAGCCATTTTAAGCACAATCTTTGCTACTTCTTCCATATGCCTAACTGCATATTTGAAAACTTCATTACCTTTCATCTTTACATAATATTCTTCTTTTGGAACTTCCTCTTTGCAAGGTGGGTATACAGATCCTCCACCAAGTACACATAGTAAGTCCCAAACTTTAGGATTAGATTTGATACAACTAGCAAGTACACCTTTTCCTTCTTCTACACTTCCTACTACTGCTGCCCCTGCTCCATCACCAAATAAAACACAAGTACTTCTATCTTTCCAATTTGTTACACTACTTAATATCTCTGCTCCAATAATAAGGGCTTTAGTATTAGGGTTTTCTTTAATAAATTTTTCAGCAATTACAAGTGCATAAATAAATCCAGTACAGGCAGCAGAAATATCAAAAGCAGCAGCATTATAGGCCTTTAAATTTTCTTGCACAAGACAAGCCCCTGCTGGTAAACGATAATCTGCTGTAAAGGTAGCAGCAATAATAAGATCTAATTCACTTGCTTCTATTTTGGCCATCTCTAAAGCTTTTTTTGATGCCTCAGTTGCTAAAAATGACCAAGTTTCGTCTGAGACAATTCTTCTTTCTTTTATGCCTGAGCGTGTAGTGATCCATTCATCAGAAGTATCAACCATTTTTTCTAAATCATGATTGGTTAGTATTTTTTTAGGCAGATGAGAACCAGTGCCTAAAATACCTACCTTCATTAGGATAAGACCTCTTTTA
This genomic window from Candidatus Desulfofervidus auxilii contains:
- the fabF gene encoding beta-ketoacyl-ACP synthase II → MRRVVVTGLGLVTPVGIGVEETWEAICAGKSGIGEITRFDASGYDSRIAGEVKGFNPEDFISKKQIKRMDLFIQYALAAARMAMEMAQLKIDEELAPRAGAIIGCGLGGLPYIEHYHKILLERGPNRISPFFVPMIITNMAAGFISIEYGLKGPNISTTTACAAGAHAIGEGFRYIKMGLADVMVVGGTEATIAPLCIAGFCAMKALSTRNDEPEKASRPFDKERDGFVVGEGAGILVLEELNHALKRGAKIYAELIGYGATSDAYHITAPPPEGEGAVLCMENALKDAGIVPEEVDYINAHGTSTPLNDVSETKAIKAVFKEHAYKLAISSTKSMIGHLLGGAGGVEAVFTVLSLYTGIIPPTINYENPDPECDLDYVPNKARKANPKIAMSNSFGFGGTNAVLLFKKYQE
- the acpP gene encoding acyl carrier protein, with translation MANIEERVKEIIANQLGVNPEEVVPGASFVEDLGADSLDLVELIMAIEEEFGVEVPDEEAEKIRTVQDAIDYIQEHIEE
- the fabG gene encoding 3-oxoacyl-[acyl-carrier-protein] reductase is translated as MQKIAVITGGSRGIGRAIAFRLAKDNTKVIITCVKNVEAAEKVVKEILNKGGEAFAYQFDVADFEATQNFFKKILDKFGRIDYLINNAGITKDSLFLRMKEKDWERVLAVNLKGAFNCTKAVVKTMLKQNYGRIVNITSVVAFIGNIGQTNYVAAKAGLIGFTKALARELAPKGITVNAVAPGFIETDMTANLPEKIKEHMLSMIPLGRFGKPEEVAEVVAFLVSDAASYITGQVIHVNGGMYM
- a CDS encoding electron transfer flavoprotein subunit alpha, producing MELLLDKEKCTGCGDCVDVCPFGAIVLKDKFPVVNEECRLCGLCVKACKEGAISLPEKIKKKPAIKAKDIWIYAETKDGELATVVYELMGKGRELADKLGEKLIAILIGDKISHLAQTLINYGADIVYVAEHPSLSIFNEKRYGTVLIEILKNHCPNIFLAGATSRGRSLIPQIAASLETGLTADCTDLDVDIKKRLLLQTRPAFGGNIMATIACPEHRPQMATVRPHILPRPKPISNHKGKIINFPINEEKIPHMPEIISFVKTEVKGPNLTEADIIIGVGRGIKGPENLKLIEELATLLNAQIGASRAVVDAGWLPPRCQIGQTGLIVSPKLYIACGISGAIQHLVGIRSAKTIIAINKDPEAPIFNIANYGIIGDLFEVIPALIKEIKKARGID
- a CDS encoding electron transfer flavoprotein subunit beta/FixA family protein — its product is MKYIVCIKQVPEIEGVKINPETGTLIREGVKSIINPYDLYALEAALQMKERYGGKIILLSMGPPQAEEALREAISYGADEAILLSDRAFAGADTLATSYTLAQAIKKIGHYDIIFCGKQAIDGDTAQVGPELAQRLNLPYVTYVRKIELKENSLIVERDLDDGYQIIQITLPALLTIVKEIGEPRVPSIRGKMRAKKLQIPIWTAKDIEAKEEKIGISGSPTRVLKIFSPPLRERKEIISGSLEEQVKILWEKIDNILK
- a CDS encoding acyl-CoA dehydrogenase family protein, whose amino-acid sequence is MLYPLTEEQLMIKEVARRIAEEKIIPKRAELDEKEEFPRDILKEIARADLFGIFIPEEYGGLGFGSFENSLAVEQIAWGCAGVATAFAASGLGAYPILLFGNEEQKRTYLPPIAKGEKLAAFGLTEPNAGSDAGGIQTTAIKNGDYYIINGTKQWITNAGEAEIYVIIALTDKKKGPRGASAFILEKGDLGFSFGKKEKKMGIRASTTGDLIFEDCRIPKERLLGKEGMGFIIALKTLDYARPGVGALAVGLAQAALDEAVKFARQRKQFGQPIISFQAVGHMLAEMATQIEAARALTYTICKYIDTNPKDFTKYAAMAKLFASDVAMKVTTDAVQVLGGYGYMRDYPVEKMMRDAKILQIYEGTNQIQRNIIAQILNKEYGKQK
- a CDS encoding ketoacyl-ACP synthase III, with translation MKVGILGTGSHLPKKILTNHDLEKMVDTSDEWITTRSGIKERRIVSDETWSFLATEASKKALEMAKIEASELDLIIAATFTADYRLPAGACLVQENLKAYNAAAFDISAACTGFIYALVIAEKFIKENPNTKALIIGAEILSSVTNWKDRSTCVLFGDGAGAAVVGSVEEGKGVLASCIKSNPKVWDLLCVLGGGSVYPPCKEEVPKEEYYVKMKGNEVFKYAVRHMEEVAKIVLKMANVSPEEVDWLVPHQANIRIINMVAQKLGIPKEKVFVNLQKYGNTSAATVPIALDEAVRQGFIKPGDLILLDAFGGGFTYGALLMRW